In Brevibacillus brevis, a genomic segment contains:
- a CDS encoding LysR family transcriptional regulator, whose protein sequence is MEYRDWHILQTLFQEQNITRTAELLYISQPALTKRLRQIEKEFGVQIVQRGSRGVHFTPQGEYLAKCADDMLMRLRNIKENVLNMGDEVNGTLRLGVSNYFARYKLPMILKSFKEQYPNVEFKVVTGWSKDVYKSVYNQDVHVGFVRGDYNWTDQKLLLFEESVCVVSRDPISLEDLPSLPRVDYETDPLLRALVDSWWTKHYSQPPLIGMEVDKADTCSEMVASGLGYAILPRVVLIGKEDLHMIELTSETGKPLKRKTWMFYHADSLELQMVKAFVHFMEQIDLQVPE, encoded by the coding sequence ATGGAATATCGCGATTGGCATATTTTGCAAACGCTGTTTCAGGAGCAGAATATTACCAGGACGGCGGAGCTCCTTTACATTTCCCAGCCAGCCTTGACCAAGCGCTTGCGCCAGATCGAGAAAGAGTTTGGCGTGCAGATCGTGCAGCGGGGGAGCAGGGGCGTGCACTTTACCCCACAGGGCGAGTATTTGGCCAAATGTGCGGATGACATGCTGATGCGCCTGCGCAATATCAAGGAGAATGTCCTGAACATGGGAGACGAAGTAAACGGTACGCTGCGGCTGGGGGTTTCCAATTACTTTGCCCGGTACAAGCTCCCCATGATCCTGAAAAGCTTCAAGGAGCAATACCCGAACGTCGAATTCAAGGTCGTTACCGGCTGGAGCAAAGACGTCTATAAGTCCGTGTACAATCAGGACGTGCATGTCGGCTTCGTGCGTGGGGACTACAACTGGACTGACCAGAAGCTGCTTCTGTTCGAGGAATCGGTCTGCGTCGTCTCCCGGGATCCGATCTCGCTGGAAGACCTGCCCTCGCTGCCGCGCGTCGACTACGAAACCGACCCGCTGCTGCGAGCCTTGGTCGATAGCTGGTGGACGAAGCATTACTCCCAGCCGCCGCTGATCGGCATGGAGGTCGACAAGGCGGATACATGCAGCGAAATGGTGGCGAGCGGACTTGGATACGCCATTCTCCCACGGGTTGTCCTGATTGGGAAGGAAGACCTGCACATGATCGAATTGACTTCAGAGACCGGGAAGCCGCTCAAGCGAAAGACGTGGATGTTTTACCATGCCGATTCGCTGGAGCTGCAGATGGTCAAGGCTTTCGTACACTTTATGGAACAAATCGACTTGCAGGTCCCCGAGTGA
- a CDS encoding AbrB family transcriptional regulator encodes MLLRMCMTLLLGAAGGLLFAAIHSPLPWLIGALVATVACVFFGVKTLWLPRWFRQIGLIVIGISLGLRMTPEIWGAMTGHIGLMLIATILTIFISLGNAWVFHKVSKVDAITAIFSNIPGGLSEMVTIGQTVGGNQQVISIFHSLRAVIIVLCTPFIVTWLPHHMQAQAAVSGHVLGVTQTLIILAVGAIGAWLASRCSIPAPYLLGALLLTALVCMNTPIAGENPALAGFLTKTAQVFIGVSIGLGFKREDIAKNRRYFLFGLVHSVLLFVMTLALAVGISLATATDVLTTILATAPGGIAEMSLTALTIGADPLLVTAFQLFRVLFVLTLFSFGVRTWVNRHRRAKAQGEAGQRSA; translated from the coding sequence ATGCTTTTGCGCATGTGCATGACACTGCTGCTGGGAGCGGCGGGAGGGCTATTGTTCGCGGCTATCCACAGTCCGTTGCCATGGCTGATCGGGGCGTTGGTCGCGACTGTCGCTTGCGTTTTTTTCGGGGTGAAAACCCTGTGGCTGCCGCGCTGGTTTCGTCAAATCGGCCTGATCGTGATCGGCATATCGCTTGGCCTGCGCATGACGCCTGAAATTTGGGGGGCCATGACAGGTCACATCGGTTTGATGCTGATTGCCACCATTTTGACCATTTTCATCAGTCTGGGCAACGCCTGGGTGTTTCATAAAGTCAGCAAGGTGGACGCGATTACCGCGATCTTCAGCAATATCCCCGGCGGTTTATCCGAGATGGTGACGATTGGCCAGACGGTCGGGGGAAACCAGCAGGTCATCTCGATTTTCCACTCGCTGCGGGCCGTCATCATCGTGCTGTGCACGCCGTTTATCGTCACGTGGCTGCCTCATCACATGCAGGCGCAGGCCGCGGTGAGTGGGCACGTGCTGGGCGTCACACAGACGCTCATCATCCTTGCCGTGGGAGCGATCGGAGCGTGGCTCGCCTCGCGCTGCTCGATTCCCGCTCCGTATTTGCTCGGCGCACTGCTCTTGACCGCACTGGTTTGCATGAACACTCCCATTGCCGGGGAAAACCCTGCTTTGGCAGGATTCTTGACGAAAACCGCGCAGGTCTTCATCGGGGTGAGTATCGGGCTCGGCTTCAAGCGGGAGGATATCGCCAAAAACCGCCGGTACTTCCTGTTTGGCCTGGTGCATTCCGTCTTGCTGTTCGTCATGACGCTGGCGCTTGCGGTCGGCATCTCGCTCGCGACGGCCACCGATGTACTGACGACGATCCTGGCTACCGCACCGGGCGGAATCGCAGAGATGAGCCTGACCGCCTTGACCATTGGGGCTGATCCGCTGTTGGTCACCGCGTTTCAACTGTTTCGGGTGCTCTTTGTCCTCACGCTGTTTTCCTTCGGCGTACGGACGTGGGTGAATCGGCACCGCCGTGCGAAAGCGCAAGGCGAAGCCGGGCAGAGGAGCGCCTAG
- a CDS encoding tripartite tricarboxylate transporter substrate binding protein → MKQTKKWTKWTGVLLTSALALSLAACGGGGGQTAAGGGDKASTYPEKPIVVTAPSGAGGGLDKTARSLAKVMAETKLVDKTITVENKPGGGQAVGLADFVSQDKKNNYKLLLPSTPIIINNLKKEGNSPHSYNDMTPLAQLTKDYGAIVVAADSPYKDLKSLMDAIKADPTKVTVAGGSAPGSLDHLTFLMPAVKAGIDPKTIKYISYDGGGEAIAALLGGNADVLATDVSGSGEYMKSGKVRILGVSSPERLKGMFKDIPTYRESGYDTELINWRGVFGPKEMSPEAVKFWEEKLKAMTETPEWKKELETNGWDDGYKNGADFKSYLAEQEKMFKEILTLLNMAK, encoded by the coding sequence ATGAAACAAACGAAGAAATGGACGAAGTGGACCGGTGTGCTCTTGACTTCCGCGCTGGCGCTCAGCCTGGCAGCCTGTGGAGGCGGCGGTGGGCAGACGGCCGCTGGCGGCGGGGACAAAGCGTCTACCTACCCGGAAAAACCGATCGTGGTGACAGCGCCATCCGGAGCGGGCGGCGGCTTGGATAAAACGGCGAGATCGCTCGCCAAGGTCATGGCGGAGACCAAGCTGGTGGACAAGACCATCACCGTCGAGAACAAACCGGGCGGCGGACAGGCAGTCGGCTTGGCGGACTTCGTGTCGCAGGACAAGAAAAACAACTACAAGCTCCTGCTCCCTTCGACGCCAATCATCATCAACAACCTGAAAAAAGAAGGCAACAGCCCTCATTCCTACAATGACATGACTCCGTTGGCCCAGCTGACGAAAGACTACGGAGCAATCGTGGTAGCGGCGGACTCTCCGTACAAAGACCTGAAATCGCTGATGGACGCGATCAAGGCTGATCCGACGAAGGTCACCGTAGCGGGCGGATCCGCACCGGGCTCGCTTGACCACTTGACGTTCCTGATGCCGGCAGTAAAAGCAGGAATCGATCCGAAAACCATCAAGTACATCTCCTACGACGGCGGAGGCGAAGCGATCGCGGCCTTGCTCGGCGGAAATGCGGACGTGCTGGCGACGGACGTATCGGGCTCCGGCGAATACATGAAATCCGGCAAGGTAAGAATCTTGGGCGTATCTTCCCCTGAGCGTCTGAAGGGCATGTTCAAGGACATCCCGACTTACAGAGAATCCGGCTACGACACCGAGCTGATCAACTGGCGCGGAGTGTTCGGACCGAAAGAAATGTCTCCGGAAGCGGTCAAGTTCTGGGAAGAAAAGCTGAAAGCCATGACGGAAACACCGGAATGGAAAAAGGAACTGGAGACAAATGGCTGGGATGACGGCTACAAAAACGGAGCCGACTTCAAGAGCTACCTGGCCGAGCAAGAAAAAATGTTCAAGGAAATCTTGACGCTGCTCAACATGGCGAAGTAA
- a CDS encoding tripartite tricarboxylate transporter TctB family protein, translating into MSKAFDRYASLLFLVLGAAFVIGSGNISASAYGSNVGPNIFPLGLGSLLIVLSLRLFYETFKYKQEEKKSGPALDYKRFLIVLVAALLYALLLEEIGYVVSTFLFLLVGFQTMQKGKWLSSVLISGGFSFGVYFLYVNVLDGTLPGLPTWLGF; encoded by the coding sequence GTGAGCAAAGCATTTGACCGCTACGCCAGCCTGCTGTTTCTCGTACTCGGAGCAGCGTTTGTGATCGGCAGCGGGAACATCTCCGCGAGCGCATACGGCAGCAATGTCGGTCCGAACATCTTTCCGCTGGGGCTGGGCTCCCTGTTGATCGTTCTCAGCCTGCGCCTGTTTTACGAGACGTTCAAATACAAGCAAGAGGAGAAAAAGTCGGGACCTGCGCTGGATTACAAACGGTTCCTTATCGTCCTGGTGGCGGCATTGCTCTACGCGCTGCTGCTCGAGGAGATCGGCTACGTCGTGAGCACGTTCCTCTTCCTTCTGGTCGGGTTTCAGACGATGCAGAAAGGCAAGTGGCTGTCCAGCGTGCTCATCTCCGGCGGGTTTTCCTTTGGGGTTTACTTTCTGTACGTAAACGTTTTGGATGGGACATTGCCTGGATTACCGACATGGTTAGGCTTTTAG
- a CDS encoding tripartite tricarboxylate transporter permease: MDAFHYLLGGFATAMQWQNLIFAFVGVLIGTVVGVLPGIGPISGVALLIPVTASLTGGLPPEDAATSAIILLAGVYYGAMYGGSTTSILLNTPGESSSVVTVLDGYPMAKQGRAGVALAIAAIGSFVAGIVSLIGLVFLAEPLSNVALKLSPADEFSLMILGLCALSGLAGKSVTKALIMTVFGLLLATIGMDNVSGVARFTFDMPELYSGLEFLTIAVGVFALGEVFKTILEKDVNDGEIAKISRILPTKQDLKESAGPIIRGSLVGFFKGIVPGSGATLASFLAYLLEKKISKNPEKFGKGAIAGVAAPESANNAASGGAMIPLLTLGIPGTGTTAVLMGALIMYNVQPGPLLFDEHPSIAWGLIASMFIGNLMLLILNMPLVKVFAKLIETPPKYLIPMIVAISIFGVYAVRVSVFDLVLLLICGVVGYFLAKNDFPMAPLVLGLVLGPMIENNLRRALTTSNGDFSIFIEKPVSLIFLIIAVLWITVPLIMKMRGKKVVVNVEG; this comes from the coding sequence ATGGATGCGTTTCATTATTTGCTCGGCGGATTTGCCACGGCCATGCAATGGCAAAATCTCATCTTCGCCTTTGTCGGCGTACTGATCGGGACGGTCGTCGGCGTACTCCCGGGGATCGGGCCGATCAGCGGCGTCGCCTTGCTGATTCCCGTGACGGCTTCGCTTACGGGCGGACTGCCGCCGGAGGATGCGGCGACCAGCGCGATCATTTTGCTGGCAGGGGTGTATTACGGGGCCATGTACGGAGGCTCCACGACTTCCATTCTGTTGAACACGCCCGGAGAGTCGTCCTCCGTCGTCACCGTGCTGGACGGCTACCCGATGGCCAAGCAGGGTCGGGCCGGCGTCGCCCTGGCGATCGCGGCGATCGGCTCGTTCGTGGCGGGGATCGTCTCGCTGATCGGTCTGGTCTTCCTGGCTGAACCGCTCTCGAATGTCGCGCTCAAGCTCAGTCCGGCGGATGAATTTTCCCTGATGATTCTCGGACTGTGCGCCCTGAGCGGACTGGCGGGCAAGTCGGTCACGAAAGCGCTCATTATGACCGTGTTCGGATTGCTTCTGGCAACCATCGGGATGGACAACGTGTCCGGCGTGGCCCGCTTTACATTTGACATGCCGGAGCTGTATTCCGGTCTCGAGTTTTTGACGATCGCGGTTGGTGTATTCGCACTGGGAGAAGTGTTCAAGACGATCCTGGAGAAGGATGTAAACGACGGCGAAATCGCCAAAATATCCCGCATCCTGCCTACCAAACAGGACCTGAAGGAGAGCGCGGGGCCAATCATCCGCGGCTCGCTGGTCGGCTTCTTTAAAGGAATCGTGCCAGGCTCCGGCGCTACGTTGGCTTCGTTCCTCGCGTACCTGCTGGAAAAGAAAATCAGCAAAAATCCGGAGAAGTTCGGAAAAGGGGCCATTGCCGGCGTAGCCGCTCCGGAGTCGGCCAACAACGCGGCTTCGGGCGGGGCGATGATTCCGCTGTTGACCTTGGGGATCCCGGGAACAGGGACGACCGCCGTGCTGATGGGCGCCCTCATCATGTACAACGTGCAGCCAGGTCCGCTGCTGTTTGACGAGCATCCGTCGATCGCGTGGGGCTTGATCGCCAGCATGTTCATCGGAAACCTGATGCTGCTGATCCTGAACATGCCGCTCGTAAAGGTGTTTGCCAAGCTGATCGAGACGCCGCCCAAATACTTGATCCCGATGATTGTCGCGATTTCCATCTTCGGTGTATACGCGGTACGAGTCTCCGTCTTTGATCTGGTGCTGCTGCTCATCTGCGGTGTCGTTGGCTACTTCCTGGCGAAAAACGACTTCCCGATGGCTCCGCTGGTCCTCGGTCTCGTCTTGGGGCCAATGATTGAGAACAACCTGCGGCGCGCCTTGACGACATCCAACGGAGATTTCTCCATCTTCATCGAAAAGCCGGTATCGCTGATCTTCCTGATCATCGCAGTGCTCTGGATCACCGTGCCGCTGATCATGAAAATGCGCGGCAAGAAAGTAGTCGTGAACGTAGAAGGCTAA
- a CDS encoding class I SAM-dependent methyltransferase — protein sequence MRDDAKIKEEVKQQFGANAEKYVSSQTHATGDDLSLLVPWLTPSPDWVVLDVATGGGHATKKIADQVGQVFATDLTRPMLEAARKHLDAHCRNVFYVVADAEALPFLDASFDAAVCRIAAHHFPDPQAFVQEVARVLKPGGKFVLIDNIAPEEEKLDRFVNTLEKLRDTSHVRSYSRSEWLAWMERAGLSESQSRIRKKTFPYATWVRRTAESEEQVTEVTAHILGGDKEIHEYFSVVTEGGEVVSIQVDEWMAMFVKAE from the coding sequence ATGCGTGATGACGCGAAAATCAAGGAAGAAGTCAAACAGCAGTTCGGAGCCAACGCCGAAAAGTACGTGTCCAGCCAGACGCACGCGACAGGAGACGATCTCTCCCTGCTGGTGCCATGGCTGACGCCGTCTCCGGACTGGGTTGTCCTGGACGTGGCGACGGGCGGCGGACATGCGACGAAGAAGATCGCGGATCAGGTCGGGCAGGTGTTCGCGACGGATTTGACCCGGCCTATGCTGGAAGCGGCGCGAAAGCATCTGGATGCGCATTGCCGCAACGTCTTTTACGTTGTCGCTGACGCGGAGGCGCTGCCTTTCCTGGACGCCTCATTCGATGCGGCAGTATGCCGGATCGCTGCCCACCACTTTCCGGATCCGCAGGCGTTCGTGCAGGAAGTCGCCCGCGTCCTGAAGCCGGGCGGGAAGTTCGTCCTGATCGACAACATCGCGCCGGAGGAAGAAAAGCTGGACCGCTTTGTCAACACGCTGGAAAAGCTCAGGGATACGAGCCACGTGCGCAGCTACTCCCGCAGCGAATGGCTGGCGTGGATGGAGCGTGCAGGTCTTTCCGAAAGTCAGTCGCGCATCCGGAAAAAGACCTTTCCGTATGCGACGTGGGTGAGGCGAACCGCCGAGTCGGAGGAGCAAGTCACTGAGGTCACTGCCCATATCCTGGGCGGAGACAAGGAGATTCACGAATACTTTTCCGTCGTCACGGAAGGCGGGGAAGTCGTGTCCATCCAGGTAGACGAGTGGATGGCGATGTTTGTGAAAGCAGAATAG
- a CDS encoding DUF6530 family protein, which produces MKIPTTLKHKPVIVSDNYEKVDGRNANHTDAKGLSLGLAQWNDRGKVDISAKVWRHTGEKWSRQSEELPLHRVLDLAILVCRAKLHFREAYRYENLYDEEKPMIDRVGLQGDAMTVAVCTDNENINEDIRLFNQALSNDDEMISERLRVLSRILKEMGY; this is translated from the coding sequence ATGAAAATTCCTACGACGTTGAAGCATAAACCGGTCATCGTATCCGACAATTATGAGAAAGTAGACGGCAGAAACGCCAATCACACCGACGCGAAAGGCCTGTCGCTCGGCTTGGCCCAGTGGAATGACCGCGGAAAGGTGGACATTTCCGCCAAGGTCTGGAGGCACACCGGCGAAAAATGGTCCCGCCAGTCCGAGGAATTGCCGCTGCATCGCGTCCTCGACCTCGCCATTCTCGTCTGCAGGGCAAAGCTTCATTTCCGTGAGGCCTATCGGTACGAGAACCTCTACGACGAGGAAAAGCCCATGATCGATCGCGTCGGATTGCAAGGCGACGCCATGACGGTGGCCGTATGCACGGACAATGAAAATATCAACGAAGACATCCGCCTGTTCAACCAGGCGCTCAGCAACGACGATGAAATGATCAGCGAACGCTTGCGTGTCTTGTCCCGAATTCTGAAAGAAATGGGCTATTAA